AAGTTTTCCTATGATTCATATGGGTCGCTTATTGGCGAGAGGATGATCGTCAGAATCAGAAAAGAAGGCAAAGAGCAAGCAACGGAGTATCGTAAGAGGGTGGATATTCTCTCCAGGGATGACAATGGCAATCCAGTTCGGGAGTTTCATAGAACTGAATTTCTCGACGGTTCAAGTCCTCCCGAAGAATTCATCTACTCAAGAGAGTTCACCTACTATTGATTTATCACTCAGTGTAACAATTGTTACCGATAACGCGGCGACCTTGACTGTAATATATTCTTGTTGATGAAGGAGGGATTTGCTTGTTCTGTTTTCAGTGTTCCGAAACGATGAAGGGAACCGGTTGCACTGTAAAAGGTGTTTGTGGAAAAGAGCCAGAGGTAGCAAATCTTCAGGATTTGCTAATTTGGATTCTGAAGGGAACTTCATATTGGGGAGTTAGAGCTAGAGAAATAGGAATAACTGATTTGGAGACAGGCCTTTATATTGCCGAGGGTTTGTTTACAACGATCACTAATGTCGATTTTGATTCCGAGAGCCTTGGCAAAAAAATAGACAGGGCCTTGGAAGTAAGAGAGAGGATCGAACGGCTCTTCAAAGATGGCTTCAGAAGGAAATACGGAAGGGATTTCAATGATCTGGTTCCCGAAGCCTGCACCTGGAAGCTTTCCGGTGGGCTTGACGTTTACGAAATGAAGGGCGCGGAAGTTGGCGTACTGGATACTTCAGACGAAGATATCCGTTCCTTGAGGGAGCTTCTCACCTACGGACTAAAAGGAATTGCTGCGTATACCGATCACGCATATATTCTTAAACATTCGGACAGCTCAATACTTGACTTCCTTCAGGAAGCGCTTGCAGCCTGCCTGGATGATTCGCGTACGATTGATGATTATGTTTCTCTGGTTCTCAAAGCAGGTGAATATGCAGTGAAGGCAATGGCTTTGTTGGATGAAGCAAATACCGGCAGTTACGGTAATCCAGAGATCACTTCTGTTTTTACGGGCACGGTTGAGGGACCGGGAATTCTCGTCAGCGGACATGATCTTCTTGATCTGGAAGAGCTTCTAAAACAGACCGAAGGAAAGGGAATAAACATCTACACTCACGGTGAAATGCTTCCCGCCAACGCTTATCCTGGATTGAAAAAGTTCTCTCACCTGAAGGGCAATTTTGGTACCTCCTGGTATAACCAGCAAAAGGAATTCGAAGAGTTCCAGGGCCCAATTCTCATGACCACGAACTGCATTCAGAAACCCAGGGAATCTTACAAGGACAAGATATTTACTACAGGTCTTGTCGGTTGGCCCGGAGTGGCTCATATCCCAAACAGAGTTGATGGAAAAGAGAAGGATTTCTCCCCGATTATCGAAAAGGCTCTTGAGGTAGGGGATATAGGTGCAAGACCCGGCAAGAGCATTATTGTCGGTCTCGCTCACGACCAGCTTTCGAAAGTCTCTGACAAGATAATCGATGCGGTTAAATCCGGAGCAATAAAGAAGTTTGTGGTGATGGGCGGTTGCGACGGACACGCCAAGGAGAGACAGTATTACACAGACCTGGCAGAGAAGCTTCCGAAAGATATGGTAATACTTACCGCAGGTTGTGCAAAGTACAGGTATAACATGCTAGACCTTGGCGATATCGGAGGCATCCCCAGAGTCGTAGACGCAGGCCAGTGCAACGATTCATATTCGTTGGTAGTGACTGCTCTGAAACTCAAGGAGGCTTTCGGCCTTGAGAATATCAATGATCTGCCGATCGAGTATGACATTGCCTGGTATGAGCAGAAGGCCGTCGCGGTACTTCTCGCGCTCCTATACATGGGTGTAAAAGGCATTCGTTTGGGGCCGGTGCTGCCAGCTTTCGTATCACCTAATGTCTTGAAGGTACTTGTTGATAATTTTGACATAAAGCCGATCAAGACCGTTGATGAGGATATTTCCGCAATTATTGGGTAGGCAAAGCGTTTTTGAAGAAATGAACTACCTTCTCTGCAACTTCCAAAATTGAAGGTCTTACTTCTCCTCCGTCGGGCACTAATCCGTGCCCGGCGTTTTCTACAATGATCAACTCAGCACTACACTCTTTGTCTATGAGCTTCTCGAACAATCGTACTGATTGATAGGGAGGTACAACGGCATCTTTGTCTCCCTGAACAATAAGAAAGGAAGGGGAATCACTTCTGACATATGAGATAGGACTAGCCTTCTTGAGCACATCTTCTTCGCTGCCGAAAATCAACTCGGCTAGCTCCTTCTCAATCCCCGTGAATAGCGCTTCCAGATCGGTAGGGCCATACAAATCCACAACACAGATCAATTCTTCACTCTGATCAGAGAATTCGTCACTTGAAAACAACCCTTTGTCGGCAGTTAGGGCGGCTAGAGCTACAAGGTGTGCCCCTGCACTAGTTCCAAAAGCTCCAATTACGGCTGGATCTATCATGAATTCAGAAGAGTGCTTTCTGGCAAAACGCACAGCCGTTTTGACATCAATTATCTGGGAAGGAAACTTCCACTTCGGTGCAAGCCTGTAATCTATAGAGAAGACAATGAAGCCCGCTTTGATGAGTTCGCTTACAATAACTACTCCTGGACCGCTTCTCTTATCGCCTGTAATCCAAGCACCACCGTGAACGTACAGTACGCCGGGTCTCGGCGTATCTGTATCGCTGGGAATATAAATATCCATTGTGAGAGTTTCTCCGCCAGCCCGAGAGTAAATGACATCTTCTTCGAATCTATAATCAATTAACGGGTTCCCCGAAGAATCGACTTCAAGATTCTTTAAATCGAAGCCTTCGCTGCTTCTAGAAGCCAGAAACAGCTGTTCCACTAAATCGGCAAATGCCCTGATCTCCGAAAATGGTGAGACAGCCAGACCAGCAGAGTAAATGAGACAGAAGACCACAATTATAAGCGTCTTTCCAGTAGGACTCATTTTTCTTAGAACGTCTCCCTGCAACGATTTCTCAAATTTCAAGGAAGTATATTTATTATTCCGAGAACGATAGCCGCCAGAGATGAAATCACTGCGACCGTCAACCAGATGTTGTTCGTCCTTCTCAGTGAAGCAATCTCTTGTGCCGTATCTTCTCTGGATTTATTCACAAGTTCTTCAGCGATAGCGATTATTTCTTCTCTGGAAACGACCCTTGCCTCCAAGTCCTGGGATAGTGAACTGAGGTCTTTTCTGGCTTTCATAAGTTCTTCCTCAGTTGCGGACAGATCATCCTGAAGTCTCTTGATTGTCTTCAAATTGCTGTCAATTGCAGCAACTGATCCGTCGAAGTTTCCCTTCATACTATCGAGGTCTACTGAAACGGTTTCAAGAGAATCTTGAAGGAGCCCGAACGATAGACCAAGCTCTGTCAAGGAGCTCTTGAATTCAGCAAGATCGCCATAAATAGTAGTTATCTCTTCTGTGAACTCGCTACGCGTTTCTTCAAAGGCTTCTATAGATACTCCTTCAGGAGGAATCGATTCTCTCAAAGTTATCAGATCTGAGTTGAATCTTACAAAACCTCTTGAAAGGCTGTCGGCAATTTCCCGCAATTCGAGTATCTCTGTCTCGACTTCTTCCATGTTAATTGCTCCCGTTCCAAAAACGCCGACTTCTAGGTTATCAACCTTTTCCACAAGGTCTAAAATGGTATTTTCGACTGAGGAAAATGTATCACGTAGATTATCCATTCTGTCGGACAGATTTCTTGTCGTTGATTCGGAGGCAGCCAATCTTGCTCTGATTTCTTCGATATCGTACAGCGAACTCTCGGCTGCCAACAGCCTCGCTTCAACATCTGACAGTATTTCAGTCACTGAACTCACCTTCTCCATCTGAGAAAGTGCTGTCTCCGATACGTAAACAGAAAGCTCCTTCAGCTCTGAAGAGACTTCTTCCAGTTGCTCAGTGTTAATTGCGAGGTTCTCAATATCGCTCTCGACAGACTCTTCGACAATCACCAAGCGATTTGTCAAAGAGTCGATTTTATCGCCCAAGTTTTCTCTAAGTGATACTACCTCATCATATTGGGTAACAATTGATTCTCCGAGTTCTTCAAGTCTTTTTTCAGCCGCAGACAGTCCTGCATTAATTTCCTCGATCTTCGCAATAATTGATAAAACCTGGTCGGAATCAGCTTGTTTTCCTGCAGTCTCCTTGAGCTCTACTACCTGGTTCTGAAGACCGAGTACTAATTCTTGAAGCCGGCTCTGAGAAGCAGCCAGTGTTTCAATTCTCGAGATCTCATCGCTCCAGTCTGCAAGAGATGAGTAAAGACGGTCAAGAGAATCGCCAAGCTCTTCAAACTCTATCCTTCGGACGGGATTATCTACTACGGACTCTTCTAGTGCAGCAATTCGATTCTCTATACTCAACGCGAACTCTTGCACATCAAAAGTGCCTTGATCTACCATTGCCTTATATTCTGCTAGTGCTACTTGTGTATCAAGGAAAAGAGTATTCAATCTCCTGAATTGCAGATTCAGTCCTTCGACATTGTCCTGCAAGAAGTCTAGTCTATCATTCAAGTCTGCTATACCGACAACCAGAGAATCATAATTATCCATTGCCTCCGAATCTGATGCCGAAACTGTTTCGTTGAGAGTCACCGGCGCCATTTCAACTAGTCTTCCGGGTTCAGCAGTTTTCACTCTCCATGGAAGCAGAATCTGCTGTACTCTTATGTCCAGGAAATACTCATCTATTGGGGTTTGCGAGGTTAGGACAAGAACACCGCCGGAAGGAAGTGAGAAAGGTAGTTCTAAGGATGTGGACAAATCTTCAACTTTGTAGATTTTAGGAGAGATCCTCTCGTTGCTTTTGGCATCGACAATCAATACGCTATTCACTTCAATATCCATGACTCTTGTAGACCGGACTATGAGTATGCCCAGCAGATTCTGGTCCTGCGCCATTTTAATTTCAGAGTCAGTAGCGGCATACGTTGGCACAAAACGTGCATCAAAGCCTGCTCCCGAGAAAGATACGAAGGCCTCGCTCCTTGATAAAAGGGTGTTTAGCAGCTCATCGTACTCTTGGGCTAACGCCAAGAATGATACAAGTAAGATGATAATCAGAAGAACTCTCTTCATAACCATACCTCCTGAGAGACGGGCGTTCGGCCAGAAGTTTTTCTCATTATGACCGCTGTCCCAAATCACGATTTTTCTTCACATTTCTGACCTTCCTCTACTGATAAGTATAACAATGGGAGCGACATAATTCAGCATAGAATCTGCGTGAATTCCTACAACTCTGCGAAATCCCAGATCTTTCATGGTTTTTTCGCCCAGTTCCAATGTTGGGCACTTAGATAAATCTGAACATATGAAGATCTCGGCCGGCAGCAATTCATAGATCGTCTGCAGATTCAATGGACCGTTCTGGACTGTGATATACTGTCATTGAATTTTCTTTCGGGGTGTTACATTGGCAAAGCGACCAGGTGGACTGAACTTCATTGATGAGCGGATAGTCTGGATAGATGTGGCCAGAGGCCTGTTAATGGCACTAGTGGTAATGTATCACACTCTTCCTCCGCAAATCGTTGCTAATTTCATAAATCCCGCAGCTTGTACTTTTTTCTTTCTTTCTGGATTGATATCGAAGGAAGGAAGCTTCAAAATGAACCTCTTGAAAAGATTCAAACAGTTAATGGTTCCTTACTACACAATGGCATCGGTAAACATATTGATCTGGCTCTTTGTGAAGATGATAGTGACAAGAGAAGAGCTAAATTTCATGCTAGCCGATGTAGTCCTGAATGTTTTGACAGTTAGAACTGCCGTTGGAATGATTCCGGTAAACATTATTCCTCTGTGGTTCATTCCGGCCGTCTTTGTTATGGAGATCTATTACTCAGTTCTCAGTAAATTACGGATCCTTCCAGTAGGCATAGTGCTGGGCTTCGTGTCGATGTTCTTTCTCTACGGATCGCTCCCCTTCAAACTCGATGTTGCTCTGGCAGTCCTACCGTATTTTGCGATGGGAAAGCTTGTGAAATCTTTTGGGATATTGACACGAAGAGTTCCCGTCATTATGACAGTCGTTGCGTCTGCGTTATACTTAATCTCTTCTGCGTTTTGTGATGAAGTATATTTGATGGAAGACTATTTTGGTTCATCGCCTTCTCTGTACATATTTGCCGCCGTGGTTGGAATAGTTGCAATTTCCGGTATGGCTCAACTCCTGGAGAGAATCGAGCCTCTAAAGCGAATCTTTTCTCTCTTTGGGAAACGGACCCTGTTTGTTCTGGGATATCACATAGTTGCCGGCTTTCTTATTTATCCGATTTTTGATTTTCTTGGAGATCCAATTGAAATCATGGAAAGATTCTGGTATGTTTACTGGTTGATCAACATGACTGTTGTTTATCTAATGATAAGGTTCCTGCCGGAGCCCGTAATAACAATCCTGTCAGGAAGCTTTTTGGCAAAGCGGAAAGGGAATGCTCCAAAGCACGCTTTGGGAAAATGTGAAGAGAAAATCCACTGAAGACGAGTACAGATCTTGAGGCCCGGATTTTGCGAGCGAAGCAGTTGCTTTCGAGAATTGTTCGGTCTGCGACACCCGTTCTTTTGCTTTCTCGCTGAAGGGGTTGAAGATTTTTGTTAGCTACTTCGCGACCCGTTAATTATCTAAAAAATGGTATTATCCTATTTGAAGAAGCTTTTGTGGAGGGATTCCTATGCTTGTTTTACTTATAGTAGTAGCAGTTTTGCTCGGTTATCTTGCCTACAGGCTTATTCTAAGAGAAGGAGGCATATTTCTGGGGCCATACGAGTTCAAGTTTAGAAAAGAGCCGGGTCCTGAGGAGTTTATGCGCCGCTTGAAGGAACTGCAGCAGCGGAATCAGGATTTTGAGAGTAGGCTCGTTCTCAGCGCGGCTACTAGCAAGTTTCCAAACAACATGGAGTTCTTCAGGCTTGCAATGGACAAAATCTTCGCCGATCTGAAGAATGCGAAGAGCGAGGAAGAGGTGGAAGAGATATTTCTCAAAGGAGAAAAACTTCTTGAGGATTTTGGAGCAGCTTCCAACGCAAATTCAATACCACTTGTCACCGAGTATTCGAAAAGACTTGTCCAGGCGCAGGAAGAGTTCTACTCTCTCAGAAAGCAAAGGGATCTTGATCTCAAACAAAGGCAGAATGAACGTAATGAAGAGATTTTGAAGGAGCTTGAGAGTATTCTGGAAGGGATCAAGGCTTCGAACGATGAGATGGCGATAAGAGATTCAATGAGCAATGCGGCAAGATTAGAGACCGGCCTCGATCTCTCCTTGTTAGATGAGACACAAAACGAAAGATATCGTGATGTGAAGAATGGGTTCTACAAAGTTGCCGAGGAAAAGGTAGAATCTCTAAGAAGCACAAGATATGCGAGATACAATAGAAAGGCAATTGAGAGATTGAAGAAGCTGCTCGACGATTTTTCTGAAAATGAGAAAGATCTGTCTAGAAGTGGAAGCTCTCTTCCAATGATTCTGAAGGAGAAGATCGGTTCATTGAATACCTCTTACTTCGATGGCCCTACGATGCAATATTTCAACTACGTATACGGCTATATCTTCTCTCTCATAGATGAAGATCTGAAGTTTGAAGTGACGAAAGTAATGACAGAAACCGACAAGGATACTTTAGATATATGAGTGACGGGAGGGAAATTCTAGTCAGAAAACCAGCTATCCAGCTTTTTTCGGGTTCTGAGCTGAAGAAGAGAGATTACATTGGTGAGGAGAACAATCTGAAAAGAGCTCTTGAAGTTTTCGATAGCTCACTTCCTTCCCGAAGAGCATCGGAGTATTCGGTTGAAAGCTTGGTTTCGCTGAGTAGTATAAAGAAGACATACGAGAATTTGGAGATGAATCTTGAGAGTCAGAAGAAAAGAGTAAAGCCCCACAGTGTTGTAATGAAGGAGGATGCAGTAACCCCTGTTGAGATAATTCTTAAGGAAACTCCTCTCAAGCAGTGGTATACCACCGGAAAGACTCTTGGAAGCTTGGCTTCAATTGGCGCGAAAGTCGCCCTTCAATTGCTTAAGAACAAGAAGGACGAGAAAACTTTCAAGAAACTGCGTCTTCTTGAGATAGAGATTGTCTACCGGAAACTGGAAGAATAATTCTAGCTTTCCACATCTTTCAGAAGGTCTTCAAGTGCTTTTCCGACTTCGCGTCGCACGGCTCCTTTGTCAAGAGAAAAATTCAACATTTGATTCATCCTCTCGACTCGAACCATTCCCGCTTTTCGAAGAATCGCTGTGTGTTCCCCGATTTCGTAATTTGAAAGGTTCAGTGCTCTGGCAAGTTCATTTCCCGAGGATTTTCCGGCAGAAAGGTGCCTTATAATGGCAAGTCTCTTTTCGTGAGCCAAGGCCTCAAAAGTGTCAGCAGTCATCTCCAGCTTATCCTTAGAAACTGACATAACTTCTTTGAAGCGAAATCCCACTGTGTACATGTCTTCATTGACGAAAGGGATCGATGCGTTCGAGACCAAAAATTCCGAGAAGTAGCTGGGGCATATAACCGTTCTCTTAAGCTCTTCGTAGCGCGTGTAGTCGATGTTCTTTATCAGCAACATGAGAAATCTCTCACCTGACTGCCTTATTTCCTTTTTCAACTCACTTGCAGTTCTCAATAGAAGCTTCTCGATCCTGGTTTCTAGAGCTGAAAAAGCATTCTCGTAGAACCACTCGAGTAGATATAGAAAGTCCTCCTTAGTTCTTGATGGGTCTGAAAGCATTTCAAAGAGAATTGCCTTTCGTTCTGTCGAGAAAGACATATCACTCGAGACAAAGAGCAGCAATTCTTTGTCGTTGTTCATAATCTTTTCAAAGGTATTCATATCGATCGTTCCCTTGCGGGGTCCATAGCCCGAGTATATAAAATGAATCAAGAGAACTCTTTCAGGCATCTCCTTTATATGTTCAATCAATTGTTTCGCATTTTCGAGATTGCTGTGCGTTATATCCGGAAGGAGACACATTCCGAAGAAGGTTTCCCAATCAAAAAACTCCTCGAGTTTCTGAACAATGTCAGAGGTAAGAATACCTCTCGTTTCCCTAATCCAGTTCTGAATATCTTTATCTTGCTCAAAATCACCCTTATCGAGTGAGGACTTGAGATGCTCGAGAAATCGGTCGTTGTTATTCAGCCTGAAAAGGCCGTGAAGAAGGTCGCAAGCCGTGCTTCGGCAAACCTCCACTTTATCTATCCATTTCATAACATCGCACCTCCAGAGAACATAATTCAACGGAATTATTGTATCACCTGCGGGACTCATACAACAGTCATTATACAGCGTTCAATGGACTCCACTCTCGGAAACGGAAACATGTCTAGTAGTCTCTCGCAGAACTAGAGTAATAGCAGACTGACTGCCATTAATGCCATCCCCGCAATAAGCCCGGAAATTGATAGGTGGTGCTCTCCATACTTCTCTGCCGAAGGAAGAAGTTCATCCAGCGATATGTAAACCATGATGCCGGCGACACCGGCGAATACAACTCCAAAAGCCATTTCGTTGAAAAGAGTATTGATCAAAGCGAATCCTATCAGTGCACCGGCCGGTTCTGCAAGACCGGAAAGGAAAGAATAGATGAATGCCTTCTTTCTGCTTCCGGTTGCTTGATAGATCGGAACTGCCACAGCGATACCTTCGGGAACGTTATGAATTGCAATTGCTATTGCTATGGGAATTCCAAGTGAAGGATCCTTCATCGCCGCAAGAAATGTGGCAAGTCCTTCTGGAAAGTTATGCACTGCAATGGCAAATGCTGTGAAGACACCCATTCTCATTAGGCTTCTGTTCATCTGTTGCATTTCATTTACGTCTCTCATTTCATGAGGGTTTTCTGCGGAAGGTACGAGAAAGTCAATCAGCGCGATTAAGCCTATGCCTCCAAAGAAAGCAATTACATTGATCCAGTCACTTAGACCATTTCCAATCGCCTCTTGGAGTGATTCTCTGCTTTTGACAAAGATCTCCACAAAGGAAACATATATCATTATGCCAGCAGAGAAGCCCAGGGAGACCGAAAGAAATCTGGTATTGGTCTTCTTTGTGAGTATGGCCAGAATGCTTCCCACGCCAGTCGATAGTCCGGCAAAGATTGTTAGAAATAGCGCAGGCCAGAAGTTCACTAGTTCCATTGCAATCCTCCCCAAATCTCTTTGAAAGATAAATTGCTTCTTGGATTTGCAGATTAATCCGTATTCGCAGATCAGTCACTTGAAAACGATCAAAAGAGACGCGCCTCAGGCGCGTCTCAATCTCTTTTGGGTTACCTTACCGATTTCATTCCCTCTTCAACTGCCTGAATGTTCAGATCTAGGAGAGATGCTTTTCGACCGGTTAACTTCTTCTCCAGAGCCTTGCGTACTCCTTCCATGGTCACAGTACCAGTCTTTTCGAGATATGCGCCCAAAACCACCATGTTGGCAACCTTGAGATTCCCCAGCTTCTCTGCAATCGAATTTGCATCTATCTTGACAACGGAAATATCATTTCTAGTAGTTTCTCTGTCAACAACAGAAGTGTTTATGACCATCACACCACTGGGTTGAATCTCTCTCTCGAATTTTATCAGAGAAGGTATGTTCATTACAATCAGTTCGTTCGGTGCATTTGTAATCGGTGACCCAATAGGCTCATCGCTCACGACTACTGTGCAGTTGGCAGTTCCTCCCCGCATTTCCGGTCCGTATGAGGGAAGCCAGGTAGTGTGCTTGTTGTCAAACATTCCAGCCGTTGCTAGGATCTGTCCGATCAACATGACTCCCTGTCCACCAAATCCCGCAACTACTAAGAGATGCTCACTCATTTGATATCACCGACCTTGTCGACAAATACCCCAATCGGATACTCTTTCTTCATGTTTTCATTTAGCCAGTTGATTGATTCCACTGGGTTGAGCCCCCAGTTTGTCGGACAGGTCGAAAGAACCTCAACCAATGAAAAGCCCAGCCCTTTTTGCTGTGCGACAAAGGCCTTCTTTATTGAAGCCTTTGCCTTCCTGACTTCCTGGGGAGAACTCACAGCCACTCTTTCCAGATAGACGATTCCGGCGGTTTCCTTCAACAGTTCTGAAACGTGAATCGGGAACCCTTCTGTCTCCGCTTTTCTCCCATACGGAGAAGTAGTGGTTTTCATTCCGAGCAAGGTGGTTGGTGCCATCTGGCCGCCTGTCATACCGTAGATCGCATTGTTGACAAAGATCGTAGTGATCTTCTCGCCTCTGTTTGCGGCGTGAATGATTTCGGCAGTTCCAATGGCGGCAAGATCGCCGTCACCTTGATATGTGAATACTATCCTGTCTGGCATTGCTCTCTTCATTCCCGTGGCGACGGCCGGCGCTCTTCCATGAGGTGCAACAGTTCCGTCAACATCAAAGAATTCATACGCAAAGACCGAACATCCAACGGGAGCAACCATTAGAGTCTTACCCTGAATCTCCAGTTCGTCTATTACTTCTGCTACAAGTCTATGAATAATACCGTGGTGACAGCCTGGACAGTATGAGAATTCATTTTTCGCAAGTGATTTAGGTCTCTTGTAAGTTGCTTGTGACATTTAATCACCTCATCCTATAAGTCTGACGAGTTCTCTTAGGACTTCGTCTGGTGTTGGAACCATTCCTCCGGTTCTCCCGTAGAAATGAACAGGTAACGCTCCTTCGACCGAGAGGCGGACATCTTCCACCATCTGGCCGGTCGACATTTCCACATCGAGACAGAACTTCATTCCCTTTGAGGCGGCCTTCAGTTCGGCATATGGAAATGGCCACAGGGATATTGGTCTGAACAGCCCTACTTTGATTCCCTGTTTCCTTGCCATTTTCACTACGCTGCCAAGAATTCTACCCATCGTACCGTATCCTACAAGAACATACTCAGCATCTTCAAGGTCACTTGTCTCAAATCGGACTTCCTTTGCTTTTATCTCTTCATAGCCCTTGTGTAAAACGATATTCATCTCTTCGAGGTTCACCGGATCGATGTCGAAAGAAGTTACTTTGTGAGGTTCACGGCCCTCCGTTCCTCTCAGGGCCCAGCCCGCGTGATCATTGATCCCCTCGAGTTGGACGAAATCGGGAAAGACAACGGGTTCCATCATCTGTCCAAGCATTCCGTCTGCGAGCATCATTACCGGCACTCTGTAAGTGTCAGCAAGATTGAAGGCGCTTTCCATGAGATCAACCGCTTCCTGAATGCTTCCTGGAGCTAGAACGATCATGTGATAATCTCCATGCCCTCCGCCTTTTGTCGACTGGAAGTAGTCGCTCTGTGCAGGCTGGATATCTCCAAGTCCAGGTCCACCTCTAACTACATTCACGAATACCGTAGGAAGCCTTGCACCTGCTATGTAAGAGACTCCTTCTTGCATTAGGCTGAAACCCGGACTAGACGTCGAAGTCATCACTCTGTGACCCGTGCACGCGGCCCCGTAAACCATGTTAACCGCGGCCACCTCGCTCTCTGACTGAAGAAAGACGCCGCTTATCTCCGGCATTCTTCTCGCCATATATTCAGTGAATTCTGACTGAGGAGTAATGGGATAACCAAAATAAAGTCTGCAGCCGGCCCTTACAGCAGCCTCCGCCATTGCTTCATTTCCCTTAACCATCATCTTTTCGGCCATGGTCTCCCTCCTATACCTCTACCGT
The nucleotide sequence above comes from Mesotoga sp. BH458_6_3_2_1. Encoded proteins:
- a CDS encoding thiamine pyrophosphate-dependent enzyme, translating into MSQATYKRPKSLAKNEFSYCPGCHHGIIHRLVAEVIDELEIQGKTLMVAPVGCSVFAYEFFDVDGTVAPHGRAPAVATGMKRAMPDRIVFTYQGDGDLAAIGTAEIIHAANRGEKITTIFVNNAIYGMTGGQMAPTTLLGMKTTTSPYGRKAETEGFPIHVSELLKETAGIVYLERVAVSSPQEVRKAKASIKKAFVAQQKGLGFSLVEVLSTCPTNWGLNPVESINWLNENMKKEYPIGVFVDKVGDIK
- a CDS encoding acyltransferase family protein, which translates into the protein MAKRPGGLNFIDERIVWIDVARGLLMALVVMYHTLPPQIVANFINPAACTFFFLSGLISKEGSFKMNLLKRFKQLMVPYYTMASVNILIWLFVKMIVTREELNFMLADVVLNVLTVRTAVGMIPVNIIPLWFIPAVFVMEIYYSVLSKLRILPVGIVLGFVSMFFLYGSLPFKLDVALAVLPYFAMGKLVKSFGILTRRVPVIMTVVASALYLISSAFCDEVYLMEDYFGSSPSLYIFAAVVGIVAISGMAQLLERIEPLKRIFSLFGKRTLFVLGYHIVAGFLIYPIFDFLGDPIEIMERFWYVYWLINMTVVYLMIRFLPEPVITILSGSFLAKRKGNAPKHALGKCEEKIH
- the hcp gene encoding hydroxylamine reductase; amino-acid sequence: MFCFQCSETMKGTGCTVKGVCGKEPEVANLQDLLIWILKGTSYWGVRAREIGITDLETGLYIAEGLFTTITNVDFDSESLGKKIDRALEVRERIERLFKDGFRRKYGRDFNDLVPEACTWKLSGGLDVYEMKGAEVGVLDTSDEDIRSLRELLTYGLKGIAAYTDHAYILKHSDSSILDFLQEALAACLDDSRTIDDYVSLVLKAGEYAVKAMALLDEANTGSYGNPEITSVFTGTVEGPGILVSGHDLLDLEELLKQTEGKGINIYTHGEMLPANAYPGLKKFSHLKGNFGTSWYNQQKEFEEFQGPILMTTNCIQKPRESYKDKIFTTGLVGWPGVAHIPNRVDGKEKDFSPIIEKALEVGDIGARPGKSIIVGLAHDQLSKVSDKIIDAVKSGAIKKFVVMGGCDGHAKERQYYTDLAEKLPKDMVILTAGCAKYRYNMLDLGDIGGIPRVVDAGQCNDSYSLVVTALKLKEAFGLENINDLPIEYDIAWYEQKAVAVLLALLYMGVKGIRLGPVLPAFVSPNVLKVLVDNFDIKPIKTVDEDISAIIG
- the zupT gene encoding zinc transporter ZupT, translated to MELVNFWPALFLTIFAGLSTGVGSILAILTKKTNTRFLSVSLGFSAGIMIYVSFVEIFVKSRESLQEAIGNGLSDWINVIAFFGGIGLIALIDFLVPSAENPHEMRDVNEMQQMNRSLMRMGVFTAFAIAVHNFPEGLATFLAAMKDPSLGIPIAIAIAIHNVPEGIAVAVPIYQATGSRKKAFIYSFLSGLAEPAGALIGFALINTLFNEMAFGVVFAGVAGIMVYISLDELLPSAEKYGEHHLSISGLIAGMALMAVSLLLL
- a CDS encoding alpha/beta hydrolase; its protein translation is MKFEKSLQGDVLRKMSPTGKTLIIVVFCLIYSAGLAVSPFSEIRAFADLVEQLFLASRSSEGFDLKNLEVDSSGNPLIDYRFEEDVIYSRAGGETLTMDIYIPSDTDTPRPGVLYVHGGAWITGDKRSGPGVVIVSELIKAGFIVFSIDYRLAPKWKFPSQIIDVKTAVRFARKHSSEFMIDPAVIGAFGTSAGAHLVALAALTADKGLFSSDEFSDQSEELICVVDLYGPTDLEALFTGIEKELAELIFGSEEDVLKKASPISYVRSDSPSFLIVQGDKDAVVPPYQSVRLFEKLIDKECSAELIIVENAGHGLVPDGGEVRPSILEVAEKVVHFFKNALPTQ
- a CDS encoding helix-turn-helix transcriptional regulator; translated protein: MKWIDKVEVCRSTACDLLHGLFRLNNNDRFLEHLKSSLDKGDFEQDKDIQNWIRETRGILTSDIVQKLEEFFDWETFFGMCLLPDITHSNLENAKQLIEHIKEMPERVLLIHFIYSGYGPRKGTIDMNTFEKIMNNDKELLLFVSSDMSFSTERKAILFEMLSDPSRTKEDFLYLLEWFYENAFSALETRIEKLLLRTASELKKEIRQSGERFLMLLIKNIDYTRYEELKRTVICPSYFSEFLVSNASIPFVNEDMYTVGFRFKEVMSVSKDKLEMTADTFEALAHEKRLAIIRHLSAGKSSGNELARALNLSNYEIGEHTAILRKAGMVRVERMNQMLNFSLDKGAVRREVGKALEDLLKDVES
- a CDS encoding 2-oxoacid:acceptor oxidoreductase family protein, translated to MSEHLLVVAGFGGQGVMLIGQILATAGMFDNKHTTWLPSYGPEMRGGTANCTVVVSDEPIGSPITNAPNELIVMNIPSLIKFEREIQPSGVMVINTSVVDRETTRNDISVVKIDANSIAEKLGNLKVANMVVLGAYLEKTGTVTMEGVRKALEKKLTGRKASLLDLNIQAVEEGMKSVR
- a CDS encoding 3-methyl-2-oxobutanoate dehydrogenase subunit VorB — protein: MAEKMMVKGNEAMAEAAVRAGCRLYFGYPITPQSEFTEYMARRMPEISGVFLQSESEVAAVNMVYGAACTGHRVMTSTSSPGFSLMQEGVSYIAGARLPTVFVNVVRGGPGLGDIQPAQSDYFQSTKGGGHGDYHMIVLAPGSIQEAVDLMESAFNLADTYRVPVMMLADGMLGQMMEPVVFPDFVQLEGINDHAGWALRGTEGREPHKVTSFDIDPVNLEEMNIVLHKGYEEIKAKEVRFETSDLEDAEYVLVGYGTMGRILGSVVKMARKQGIKVGLFRPISLWPFPYAELKAASKGMKFCLDVEMSTGQMVEDVRLSVEGALPVHFYGRTGGMVPTPDEVLRELVRLIG